GGGCTGAGTGGGGGGTTGAGGCTGgcgaggggggggggggaccAGGCCGGGAGGCTGGGAACCGGGGGAGGCCGCGCTGCTGGCAGGGCGGCGGGGGCGCCGCGAGGCTCCGGATGGGCTGCGCGCCCCGCCCGCAGGCTGCGGAGGGAGCCGGAGCCAGAGCGGAGCCAGAGCTCAGACATCCGGGCGCCAGCGAACACCTGCGAGCGGCCCCCAGGGCCAGCGGGGGGAGCGCGGGCGCCCGGCGGAGGCGGGGTCGGGCGGCTCCGCCTCGCGGGGCTCCGGGCCACGTGGGCCCCGATCCCGCCCCTGCCGGGCGCCGGGAAGCCGCGGCCCGGGAGGGGAGTGGGCAGCGCCAGGCCCTGGACGCAGCTGTGCGTGCAGGAGCCCGGGCGGGGAGGCTGGAGCGTGCATCCCCGGCCCGGGGACGAGTGGCTGCCGCGCGGGGCAcgaggctgggaaggcagtgccaaGGCTGCTCCGCTAGTCCCCAGTTGGCGAAGGGCGCCGAGTTTGGTGTTTCGGGCCTGGGTTTGAATCGCTGAGCCTTGACGGGAGTCTGGTGCATCCTTAGCGCGCCTTGTGGCTTAGCAGGACCACAAGCCCGTCAGGGAGGGGTGGACACCCTCCTCCTTTGCTAGGTGAGGGGAGCTCTGAGTTGGCCCCTGCGCTTTGAGTCTGGGGGCATCCATCCATTTCGGGGGAGGGGCGAAATAAAACCAGCGCTTGGGTGTTGGAGAATACAGCGTTCTCCGGCGccacttgctgtgtgacctggattgagttattCAGCCTCTCTGTTCTGGTAAACCAGGCTAATGATGCCCGTCTTGCTGGGTTGTGGTGAGGGTTAGAAAACAATTAAGAAAGCAGCCTGGCACCTGGCAAGGACTCCATAGATGATGATGACAGAAGGCTGCATGCTTTTGAGGGCTTTCCAACTTGCAGCCAAACTGCTTTCACCTTCTCATGACTAATGGATTGGCGTGCTGGTCTAAGCTTTTTGTCCCGGCCACCTGAACAACTCAGTCCTGGGAGTCCTGACAGGCAATTTCCTTGGAATTAGCTTAATAATACCTTGTAGGTGTGTGATGCATTTCAAACAGCTTTCCCACCATTATCTGGTGTTGGGAGGCAGGCGAGGGAAGAGGGGAGCCCTGCAAGCTCTGAGCGCCCCGCAGAGTGCAGAAGGGTGCAGGATGTTAAGTaaaagcagggccaggctggtgtgtgtggtggtggtggtgggactcAGACTGGCTTGGGGAGCAGCACCCCTATACCGATTCtcgggcagagcctggcaccatggccagCCAAGCCGTCAGCCAGAGGTCTGGCTGTTCCCATAGCCATCCCAGCATCCTTAACAATCCCAGGGATACCCCCAGCAACAGCTTCCCAAGATGGGGACTGAGATGGGGGGTTGCAGTGAGAGACCCCCTAAGGCTCCAAGAAGCCTTGTGGGTGTATTTCTGAAGCTGAGTCTTACCTCCACTGGGTCATCAGAGGCTTGGCCAGGAGGATGAGGGGCAAGGACTGTGGATACTCCTCCTCCCAGGTGCCCATCTTCACCCCAAAAGCTCACCAGGGTTAAGGCACAAAAGGTGATGACGTGACCTGTTTGTTATGAACTATTTAAATAACTCGTGCCAGGGGCCAACACACAGATGAGATCATATCATAAACAGAAATCTAGGGGAGGCCAGGCGTCTGGGGCAGCCCACCTAGGGAGCCACAAGGTTGGATGGCAGATTGCGATCTTgctctcccagccccacctccccaggTTGGCTGTCCGGGGTACAGCAGCAGTCACCTCCACCTTGGGTCCCATTTGCATCTTGTGCTTCATCCCCATCTCCGAAAAGGGAACCAGGAGAGTGGGATCCCAAGGGAGCAGGCTTAGGAACAGCCAAGAACTGATGGTCATGGGGGCCGTCCTCTTAATTTCAAGGTCAGACACTAAGTCCTCAAGCTTTCCTGACCCCCTACTCAATCTTGCAGGTGGCTGCCAATTTGAGTTAAGACCACTCCCTTGGAGTGAGTGAGGCAGCCAGATGCCAgcatgaagaaaatgaaaccagGCCCAACTATCAGtttattcatctgtgaaatgggtctaTCAACCATCACGCAGGCTTGGGCACCAGGCACAGCAACTCTTGCCAAGAGTCCTTCCCACATTCCCTGCTAGAAAGGCATGGTAACTGAAGACATGGCCGAGGACAGCCACACATCAGGACCTCAACAGCGAATTTCTGCCACCCAGGAGCAAGCTGAGCTGGTATCATTCCCCCTTGTCTAACACTTCAAGGTGCTGACTGGGCACTGGACCCCGATGAGCCAGGGACATCTGTTTTGCTCTCCCAAGTTCCAGGGAAGCTCCACCACTAACGCGATTAAGGGACCAAGGAGATGGGGAATGAGCTCAGATTCTGCACAAGTGTTTAAAAGTCGTTTATTATGTAAAGTGTGAACTTTTATAAAAAGTTTACTATACATCGCACGGTTACAGAAAGTTCCCcttcctgtatatatatataaaaaagtacAAAAGCTATATACTCTATTATAGAGTTCATCTTCAGAGCAACACAGGCTTCTCCAGGGAGACCAGAAAGCTCTGCAGCCGCCTTGGCAGAGCTTGGGGGAgcgccctccctcccccagcttccACACACGGGACAGTCAGTCTTTTAAAACACTGGGGGTGTGGTGAGGGCAGGGTGACGTCGCCCAGCTGGTGACCCGCGCTAGCTCTGGCTCTTCCGGCCACCCAAGTTCACAGTCCTTCGCTCCCAGGCGTCAGGTCCAGCCTCGAGGCGAGGGTTTGGGGAAGTGAAGTAGGCATAGTGAGGTTGGGGCCCATCCATGCCCTCGGTCTTCCGGCCGGAGCGGGTCCCGGGTCCCAGGGCGGAACGGGCGCCAGCACCTGCACTCTGGGCGGGGGAGAAGAGCAGGGAGCCGTCAGTTTCCGCCGAGCGCGCCGAGGCGGGGGCCGCCCGCAGACTGGCCGGCGCCAGGGAGGAAACTCGGTCGCTACCTCCAGCGATAACTCCGCGCCCCGCACTGCCCCCACCCCTTGGCGCCAGGGGACCACAGGGGGAGAGCTcgcgccccctccctcctccttagAGGGGACTTGGGCGGCGAGGCTGGGGGGTGCCGAGGGAGACACTACTCCCTTTACGGCTGCTAACAGAAAGGCTATTTTATGGAGTCGGACTTGCGCCTAGTCGGGCGGGTCTGTGGCCACTGCACGCTGCCAGGGGACAACGTGCGTTTGCGTCCCAGACGGAAATGCACGTTCGGTGCAAACTAGTCCTGTCATTCATTGGCTGGAACAGGTCACCCCATTCGTCCCCCTCCAGCCTCACTCTCTCCTGACTTTATTGAAAGCCGGCCGACTCCAGTCCCTCTCAACCCCCAACAGAACCCCCCTCCTCAGGAACGAGGGGAGACTCACCTGGAGGTGCCAGGACAGCCAGGTCAGTGGCAAAAGGTCCTCTTGTCGTTGGAGATCACTAGTTCAGGAGTCAGCTCAGCTGTCTGAGAAAAATTAAGGCAAACGGGAAGAGTTAAGGCTCGGGGACTTCCAGGGTCCCCGCAGCATCccccagcggggggggggggggcgttccGCCCCGCCCAGGATCCCTTTACGCACCTGGATGGGGAGGTGCGGGCCGTCCGGGGGTCCAGGGGCCGGCTCGGCCAGGACCACCTGCAGGTCGAGGATGTAGTCGATGACGCGCTGCAGGATTTCCACCTGGCTAAGCTGAGTGCCTCGCGGGACGCCCGGCACCAGCTCCCTTAGGCGCGAGTAGCAGTGGTTCATGTCGTCCAGCAGGCTCAGCGGCTCCTCGGCTGCTGGGCCTTTGCCACGGCCCCGCGCGATGGCCAGGCTGCGTTCCGACAGGCAGCACACTGCCTCGTAGCAGCCGCGCACCGGGCTCAGCGCCTTCATGTTGGAGAGTGGCTTAGAGATGcgcaagggagagagaaaggcccAAGCACAGGGTCAAACCTGCAATGCGCTCACGCCCGCCTCTGCCGACCCTTTATAGAGCCCGCCGCGCAGGCACGCCCCTATATTCAAATAGGACGCCTCTGCCCGCCCCGCCGGGCCTGGGCGTTCCCGGGCCACTTAAATT
This window of the Ochotona princeps isolate mOchPri1 chromosome 2, mOchPri1.hap1, whole genome shotgun sequence genome carries:
- the ID3 gene encoding DNA-binding protein inhibitor ID-3, which gives rise to MKALSPVRGCYEAVCCLSERSLAIARGRGKGPAAEEPLSLLDDMNHCYSRLRELVPGVPRGTQLSQVEILQRVIDYILDLQVVLAEPAPGPPDGPHLPIQTAELTPELVISNDKRTFCH